Proteins from a genomic interval of Musa acuminata AAA Group cultivar baxijiao chromosome BXJ1-9, Cavendish_Baxijiao_AAA, whole genome shotgun sequence:
- the LOC103998991 gene encoding 2-hydroxyisoflavanone dehydratase-like, with amino-acid sequence MAASNEIALELAPIIRVYKDGRIERLNADVHLPPSVDTATGVASKDVPIAAGVTARLYLPAVAAPSKLPVLVYYHGGCFCIGSAFSSIYHVFLNTIVSTASVIAVSVDYRLAPEHLIPAAYEDAWCALQWVASHAEGGPEPWLAKDRTDFTRLFLAGDSAGANIAHNVAMRVAAEGLGVGGARVEGAVLLHPYFWGTTRLPSEVGRVDHPVIPPHTVDSMWQLITGGADNDDPRLNPLAEGAPSLAGLGCRRVMVAVAEKDTLRDRGRAYFEALRKSGWGGEAQLWETQGEDHVFFLFKPGCNEVSLLVKRLVSFLKD; translated from the coding sequence ATGGCAGCAAGCAACGAGATCGCCCTCGAGTTGGCCCCCATCATCCGCGTCTACAAGGACGGCCGAATTGAGCGCTTAAACGCCGACGTGCACCTCCCTCCCTCCGTCGACACCGCCACCGGCGTCGCCTCCAAGGACGTCCCCATCGCCGCCGGCGTCACCGCCCGGCTCTACCTCCCAGCTGTCGCCGCGCCATCGAAGCTCCCCGTCTTAGTGTACTACCACGGCGGATGCTTCTGCATCGGCTCCGCCTTCTCCTCCATCTACCACGTCTTCCTCAACACCATCGTGTCCACGGCGAGCGTCATCGCCGTGTCCGTGGACTACCGGCTGGCACCGGAGCACCTCATCCCGGCGGCCTACGAGGACGCCTGGTGCGCGCTCCAGTGGGTGGCGTCCCACGCGGAGGGCGGCCCTGAGCCGTGGCTGGCCAAGGATCGGACGGACTTCACGCGTCTCTTTCTGGCCGGGGACAGCGCCGGGGCGAACATCGCGCACAATGTGGCGATGCGCGTGGCCGCGGAGGGGCTCGGCGTTGGCGGTGCGAGGGTGGAAGGCGCGGTGCTGCTGCACCCCTACTTCTGGGGGACGACGCGGCTGCCGTCCGAGGTGGGGCGCGTCGACCACCCGGTTATCCCGCCGCACACCGTGGACAGCATGTGGCAGCTGATAACCGGCGGGGCGGACAACGACGACCCGAGGTTAAACCCGTTGGCGGAGGGGGCGCCGAGCCTGGCGGGGCTGGGTTGCAGGCGGGTGATGGTGGCGGTGGCGGAGAAGGACACGCTGAGGGACAGGGGTAGGGCGTACTTCGAGGCTCTGAGGAAGAGCGGGTGGGGAGGGGAAGCGCAGCTGTGGGAGACGCAGGGAGAAGAccacgtcttcttcctcttcaagcCAGGGTGCAATGAGGTGTCTCTCTTGGTGAAGAGATTGGTTAGCTTCCTGAAGGATTAA
- the LOC103998992 gene encoding 2-hydroxyisoflavanone dehydratase-like gives MAASNEIALELVPIIRIYKDGRIERLDADVHLPPSVDTATGVASKDVPIAAGVTARLYLPAVDSPSKLPVFVYYHGGGFCIGSASSSIYHVFLNTIVSTASVIAVSVDYRLAPEHLIPAAYEDAWCALRWVASHAEGGPEPWLAKDRTDFTRLFLAGDSAGANIAHNVAMRVAAEGLGVGGARVESMVLLHPYFWGTTRLPSEVGRVDHPVIPPHTVDSMWQLITGGADNDDPRLNPLADVAPSLAGLGCRRVMVAVAEKDTLRDRGRAYFEALRKCGWGGEAQLWETQGEDHVFFLFKPGCNEVSLLVKRLVSFLKD, from the coding sequence ATGGCAGCAAGCAACGAGATCGCCCTCGAGTTGGTCCCCATCATCCGCATCTACAAGGACGGCCGCATTGAGCGCTTAGACGCCGACGTGCACCTCCCTCCTTCCGTCGACACCGCCACCGGCGTCGCCTCCAAGGACGTCCCCATCGCCGCCGGCGTCACCGCCCGGCTCTACCTCCCAGCTGTCGACTCGCCATCGAAGCTCCCCGTCTTCGTGTACTACCACGGCGGAGGCTTCTGCATcggctccgcctcctcctccatctACCACGTCTTCCTCAACACCATCGTGTCCACAGCCAGCGTCATCGCCGTGTCCGTGGACTACAGGCTGGCACCGGAGCACCTCATCCCGGCGGCCTACGAGGACGCCTGGTGCGCGCTCCGGTGGGTGGCGTCCCACGCGGAGGGTGGCCCCGAGCCGTGGCTGGCCAAGGATCGGACGGACTTCACGCGTCTCTTTCTGGCCGGGGACAGCGCCGGGGCGAACATCGCGCACAATGTGGCGATGCGCGTGGCCGCGGAGGGGCTCGGCGTTGGCGGTGCGAGGGTGGAAAGCATGGTGCTGCTGCACCCCTACTTCTGGGGGACGACGCGGCTGCCGTCCGAGGTGGGGCGCGTCGACCACCCGGTTATCCCGCCGCATACCGTGGACAGCATGTGGCAGCTGATAACCGGCGGGGCGGACAACGACGACCCGAGGTTAAACCCGTTGGCGGATGTGGCGCCGAGTCTGGCGGGGCTGGGTTGCAGGCGGGTGATGGTGGCGGTGGCGGAGAAGGACACGTTGAGGGACAGGGGGAGGGCGTACTTCGAGGCTCTGAGGAAGTGCGGGTGGGGAGGGGAAGCACAGCTGTGGGAGACGCAGGGAGAAGAccacgtcttcttcctcttcaagcCAGGGTGCAATGAGGTGTCTCTCTTGGTGAAGAGATTGGTTAGCTTCCTGAAGGATTAA
- the LOC135593716 gene encoding putative HVA22-like protein g yields MIGSLLSRALLMVFGYVYPAYECYKTVELNKPEIEQLRFWCQYWILVASLTVLERVGDTFIAWLPMYSEAKLAFYIYLWYARTKGTTYVYENFFRPYIAKYETEIDRNLLELRKRVGDVMVRFWQKAASYGQTRFFEFLQYVASQSQAPREQGVQQIQQQLQAPSASSVAQQKQLDLSQQTSTVLSRPTSSGGVHPAVSPAQPQAPVPNLASKEQMQVKIIGSPANEDSDKTSQGTVIEDVIRMARTKLRNRTAVSSSSR; encoded by the exons ATGATCGGATCGCTTCTCAGTAGAGCGTTGTT AATGGTCTTCGGCTATGTTTACCCGGCTTACGAGTGCTACAAAACCGTGGAACTGAACAAGCCAGAGATTGAGCAGCTGCGATTCTGGTGTCAGTATTG GATTTTAGTTGCATCACTAacagttcttgagagggttggggaTACCTTTATTGCATG GTTGCCAATGTACAGTGAAGCAAAATTAGCGTTCTACATATATCTGTGGTATGCCAGAACAAAG GGAACAACATATGTCTATGAAAATTTCTTTCGACCATATATTGCAAAGTATGAAACTGAGATTGATCGTAATTTGCTTGAGTTGAGAAAAAGGGTTGGGGATGTGATGGTACGGTTTTGGCAGAAGGCAGCTAGCTATGGCCAGACAAGGTTCTTTGAATTTTTACAGTATGTTGCTTCACAGTCACAGGCACCAAGAGAACAGGGTGTTCAG CAAATCCAACAGCAATTGCAAGCACCCTCTGCATCATCAGTTGCTCAACAAAAACAATTGGACCTCTCTCAACAAACATCAACAGTGCTGTCGAGGCCTACATCATCCGGTGGTGTTCATCCAGCGGTCTCTCCTGCCCAGCCACAAGCACCAGTGCCCAATCTTGCAAGTAAGGAGCAAATGCAGGTCAAAATAATCGGTTCTCCGGCCAATGAAGACTCAGATAAGACATCTCAAGGGACTGTAATTGAAGATGTGATACGGATGGCACGCACAAAGTTGAGAAACCGAACTGCTGTCAGCTCCTCTAGCCGTTAG